The Streptomyces sp. NBC_01268 genome window below encodes:
- the mqnE gene encoding aminofutalosine synthase MqnE, protein MDAGLKRELEQKVLAGERLSREDGVALYGSDDLAWLGGLAHEVRTRKNGDVVHFNVNRHLNMTNVCTASCAYCSFQRKPGEKDAYTMRIEEAVRLAKAMENENLTELHIVNGLHPNLPWRYYPRSLSELKKALPNVSLKAFTATEIHHFETISGLSASEILDELIEAGLESLTGGGAEIFDWEVRQHIVDHATHWEDWSRIHRLAHEKGLKTPATMLYGHIEEPRHRVDHVLRLRELQDETGGFQVFIPLRYQHDFVDMKDGKVRNKLQARTTMATGAEALKTFAVSRLLFDNVPHVKVFWVMHGVQTAQLALQHGADDMDGSVVEYKITHDADNYGTPNKLGREDLLELIRDAGFRPVERNTRYEIIREYPGPDAERRETPQLMRF, encoded by the coding sequence ATGGACGCGGGGCTCAAGCGGGAGCTGGAGCAGAAGGTCCTCGCCGGTGAGCGGCTGAGCCGTGAGGACGGCGTCGCCCTGTACGGATCGGACGACCTCGCCTGGCTCGGCGGACTGGCCCACGAGGTCCGGACCCGCAAGAACGGCGACGTGGTGCACTTCAACGTGAACCGTCATCTGAACATGACGAACGTGTGCACCGCCTCCTGCGCCTACTGCTCCTTCCAGCGCAAGCCGGGTGAGAAGGACGCGTACACCATGCGCATCGAGGAGGCCGTGCGCCTCGCGAAGGCGATGGAGAACGAGAACCTCACCGAGCTGCACATCGTCAACGGGCTGCACCCCAACCTGCCCTGGCGCTACTACCCGCGCTCGCTCTCCGAGCTGAAGAAGGCGCTGCCGAACGTCTCGCTCAAGGCCTTCACCGCCACCGAGATCCACCACTTCGAGACCATCTCGGGCCTGTCGGCCTCCGAGATCCTCGACGAGCTGATCGAGGCCGGTCTGGAGTCCCTGACCGGCGGCGGCGCCGAGATCTTCGACTGGGAGGTCCGGCAGCACATCGTGGACCACGCCACCCACTGGGAGGACTGGTCCCGGATCCACCGGCTCGCGCACGAGAAGGGCCTGAAGACCCCGGCCACGATGCTGTACGGGCACATCGAGGAGCCGCGCCACCGCGTGGACCACGTGCTGCGGCTGCGGGAGCTGCAGGACGAGACCGGCGGCTTCCAGGTCTTCATCCCGCTGCGCTACCAGCACGACTTCGTGGACATGAAGGACGGCAAGGTCCGCAACAAGCTGCAGGCCCGCACCACGATGGCCACCGGGGCCGAGGCCCTGAAGACCTTCGCCGTCTCGCGCCTGCTCTTCGACAACGTCCCGCACGTCAAGGTCTTCTGGGTGATGCACGGCGTCCAGACCGCGCAGCTGGCGCTCCAGCACGGCGCGGACGACATGGACGGCTCGGTCGTCGAGTACAAGATCACGCACGACGCCGACAACTACGGCACCCCGAACAAGCTGGGCCGCGAGGACCTGCTGGAGCTCATCCGGGACGCCGGTTTCAGGCCGGTCGAGCGCAACACGCGCTACGAGATCATCCGCGAGTACCCGGGCCCGGACGCGGAGCGGCGCGAGACCCCGCAGCTGATGCGCTTCTGA
- a CDS encoding Lrp/AsnC family transcriptional regulator: protein MDAVDRQLIQALRENGRASYAELGRLVGLSGPSVTDRINRLEAAGVITGYRATVDAASLGLGVTALIGISLSDAADHEDVARRLKDLAEIEDCWFIAGDDSFMLKVRSDDVDGLEKTIRRLSGTKGVSRTRTTIVLSTKWENRVGDLPEEG, encoded by the coding sequence ATGGACGCCGTGGACAGGCAGCTCATCCAGGCTCTGCGCGAGAACGGCAGGGCCTCGTACGCCGAGCTCGGCCGGCTCGTCGGGCTCTCCGGCCCCTCCGTCACCGACCGCATCAACCGACTTGAGGCGGCCGGTGTCATCACCGGTTACCGCGCCACCGTCGACGCCGCCTCGCTCGGGCTCGGCGTCACCGCCCTCATCGGCATCTCCCTCTCCGACGCCGCCGACCACGAGGACGTGGCCCGTCGGCTGAAGGACCTCGCCGAGATCGAGGACTGCTGGTTCATCGCCGGCGACGACTCCTTCATGCTCAAGGTCCGCTCCGACGACGTGGACGGCCTGGAGAAGACGATCCGCCGGCTCAGCGGGACCAAGGGCGTGTCGCGGACCCGTACGACGATCGTGCTCTCCACGAAGTGGGAGAACCGGGTCGGGGACCTGCCCGAAGAGGGCTGA
- a CDS encoding UbiX family flavin prenyltransferase gives MNEEQRRPWVVGVSGASGTPYAAAVLRGLLAAGESVDLVVSRASRLTLLDETGIAFRDAHWREDLATWLARGADGKPGTFDVSGGLDDVRYWAAGDLAAGPSSGSYAVKGMLIVPASTAAVAGVALGLSKDLLQRVASVTLKERRPLVVAVRETPLNGQTLKHMVALDEAGAVVLPASPAFYAGATHIQDLVDFVAGRVLDAAGVPHVLYRRWEGELGGALRPAD, from the coding sequence GTGAACGAGGAGCAGCGTCGTCCGTGGGTCGTCGGGGTGTCGGGGGCGTCGGGGACGCCCTATGCCGCCGCCGTGCTGCGAGGGCTGCTCGCGGCGGGGGAGAGCGTCGATCTGGTCGTGTCGCGGGCCTCGCGGCTGACACTGCTCGACGAGACGGGGATCGCCTTCCGGGACGCGCACTGGCGCGAGGACCTGGCGACGTGGCTGGCGCGGGGGGCCGACGGGAAGCCGGGCACCTTCGACGTGTCCGGTGGCCTGGACGACGTGCGGTACTGGGCGGCCGGGGACCTGGCCGCCGGGCCGTCCTCCGGCTCGTACGCCGTGAAGGGGATGCTGATCGTGCCGGCGTCGACGGCCGCGGTGGCGGGGGTCGCGCTCGGGCTGTCGAAGGACCTGCTGCAGCGGGTGGCGAGCGTGACGCTCAAGGAGCGGCGCCCGCTGGTCGTCGCGGTGCGGGAGACCCCGCTGAACGGACAGACCCTCAAGCACATGGTGGCGCTGGACGAGGCGGGCGCAGTGGTGCTGCCCGCCTCTCCGGCGTTCTACGCGGGGGCGACGCACATCCAGGATCTGGTGGACTTCGTCGCCGGGCGGGTGCTCGACGCGGCAGGCGTGCCGCACGTGCTGTACCGCCGTTGGGAGGGAGAGCTCGGTGGAGCCCTCCGCCCCGCTGATTAG
- the mqnP gene encoding menaquinone biosynthesis prenyltransferase MqnP: MTTAAVPGAQPGRTKAFLRLVMIEHSVFALPFAYIASLTAMYRLDQEIHWWTLFLVTVCMVGLRTFAMACNRIIDREIDARNPRTANRELVTGAVSVRSAWTGAGVAVVVFLGAAALLNPLCLALAPLAVIPMVVYPYGKRFTNFPHAILGLAQAIGPIGAWLAVSGEWSWEAVILGLAVGIWIGGFDLIFACQDVQADRAHGVMSVPARFGIPAALWGARVSAVVTTGLLVWYALATDAGVFFWAGLVIVAAAFCYEHSIVKPHDLSRLNRAFFTTNGFIGVCLFLCALLDLLVRGLSL, translated from the coding sequence GTGACCACGGCCGCGGTGCCCGGCGCGCAGCCGGGACGGACGAAGGCCTTCCTGCGCCTGGTGATGATCGAGCACTCGGTCTTCGCGCTGCCCTTCGCGTACATCGCCTCGCTGACCGCGATGTACCGGCTGGACCAGGAGATCCACTGGTGGACCCTGTTCCTGGTGACGGTCTGCATGGTCGGGCTGCGCACCTTCGCGATGGCCTGCAACCGGATCATCGACCGCGAGATCGACGCCCGTAACCCGCGCACCGCCAACCGCGAGCTGGTCACGGGCGCGGTCTCGGTGCGCTCGGCGTGGACCGGAGCCGGTGTCGCCGTCGTCGTCTTCCTCGGCGCCGCGGCCCTGCTCAACCCGCTCTGCCTGGCGCTCGCGCCGCTCGCCGTGATCCCGATGGTGGTCTATCCGTACGGCAAGCGGTTCACCAACTTCCCGCACGCGATCCTGGGCCTCGCCCAGGCGATCGGGCCCATCGGGGCCTGGCTCGCGGTCAGCGGCGAGTGGTCCTGGGAGGCGGTGATCCTGGGCCTCGCGGTCGGCATCTGGATCGGCGGCTTCGACCTGATCTTCGCCTGCCAGGACGTGCAGGCGGACCGCGCGCACGGCGTGATGTCCGTCCCGGCCCGCTTCGGCATCCCCGCCGCCCTGTGGGGCGCCCGCGTCTCGGCCGTGGTGACCACGGGCCTGCTGGTCTGGTACGCGCTGGCGACGGACGCCGGCGTCTTCTTCTGGGCCGGCCTGGTGATCGTGGCGGCGGCCTTCTGCTACGAGCACTCGATCGTGAAGCCGCACGACCTGTCGCGGCTGAACCGGGCGTTCTTCACCACGAACGGCTTCATCGGCGTCTGCCTGTTCCTGTGCGCGCTGCTGGACCTGCTGGTGCGCGGGCTGTCCCTGTAG
- a CDS encoding menaquinone biosynthesis decarboxylase has protein sequence MAYDDLRSLLRALEREGDLKRIKAEVDPYLEVGEIVDRVNKAGGPALLFENVKGSAMPLAMNVFGTDRRLLKALGLTSYEEISEKIGGLLKPELPHGFVGVREAFGKLGSMVHVPPKKVKDAPVQEVVLTGDDVDLDLLPALFTWPKDGGSFFNLGLTHTKHPETGIRNLGLYRLQRHDKRTIGMHWQIHKDSRNHYAVAAKRGERLPVAIAFGCPPAVTYASTAPLPGDIDEYLFAGFVQGKRIEMVDCKTVPLQVPAQAEVVIEGWLEPGETLPEGPFGDHTGFYTPQEPFPALKIDCITMRKRPLLQSIVVGRPPTEDGPLGRATERFFLPLLKIIVPDIVDYHLPESGGFHNCAIVSIDKKYPKHAQKVMHAIWGAHMMSLTKLIVVVDSDCDVHDLHEVSWRALGNTDYARDLTVVEGPVDHLDHASYQQFWGGKAGIDATKKWPEEGYTRDGGWPDMVESDPATAALVDRRWKEYGL, from the coding sequence ATGGCTTACGACGATCTCCGCTCGCTGCTCAGGGCGCTGGAGCGCGAGGGCGACCTCAAGCGCATCAAGGCCGAAGTCGACCCGTACCTGGAGGTCGGGGAGATCGTCGACCGCGTGAACAAGGCGGGAGGCCCGGCGCTGCTCTTCGAGAACGTGAAGGGCTCCGCCATGCCGCTCGCGATGAACGTCTTCGGGACGGACCGCCGGCTGCTCAAGGCGCTGGGCCTCACGTCCTACGAGGAGATCTCCGAGAAGATCGGCGGGCTGCTCAAGCCCGAGCTCCCGCACGGCTTCGTCGGGGTCCGCGAGGCCTTCGGGAAGCTGGGTTCGATGGTGCACGTGCCGCCGAAGAAGGTGAAGGACGCCCCCGTGCAGGAGGTGGTCCTGACCGGCGACGACGTCGACCTCGACCTGCTGCCGGCGCTGTTCACCTGGCCCAAGGACGGCGGCTCATTCTTCAACCTGGGCCTGACCCACACCAAGCACCCCGAGACCGGGATCCGCAACCTCGGCCTCTACCGACTCCAGCGGCACGACAAGCGCACCATCGGCATGCACTGGCAGATCCACAAGGACAGCCGCAACCACTACGCGGTCGCCGCGAAGCGCGGCGAGCGGCTGCCGGTCGCCATCGCCTTCGGCTGCCCGCCGGCCGTCACCTACGCCTCGACGGCACCGCTGCCGGGCGACATCGACGAGTACCTCTTCGCCGGCTTCGTGCAGGGCAAGCGGATCGAGATGGTCGACTGCAAGACCGTCCCGCTCCAGGTCCCCGCGCAGGCGGAGGTCGTGATCGAGGGCTGGCTGGAGCCGGGCGAGACGCTGCCCGAGGGCCCGTTCGGCGACCACACCGGCTTCTACACGCCGCAGGAGCCGTTCCCCGCGCTGAAGATCGACTGCATCACCATGCGCAAGCGCCCGCTGCTCCAGTCGATCGTGGTCGGCCGCCCGCCGACCGAGGACGGCCCGCTGGGCCGGGCGACCGAGCGGTTCTTCCTGCCGCTCCTGAAGATCATCGTCCCGGACATCGTCGACTACCACCTGCCGGAGTCGGGCGGCTTCCACAACTGCGCCATCGTCTCGATCGACAAGAAGTACCCGAAGCACGCGCAGAAGGTCATGCACGCCATCTGGGGCGCGCACATGATGTCGCTGACCAAGCTGATCGTCGTCGTGGACTCCGACTGCGACGTCCACGACCTCCACGAGGTGTCCTGGCGGGCCCTCGGGAACACCGACTACGCCCGCGACCTCACGGTCGTCGAGGGCCCGGTCGACCACCTGGACCACGCCTCCTACCAGCAGTTCTGGGGCGGCAAGGCCGGCATCGACGCGACGAAGAAGTGGCCCGAGGAGGGCTACACGCGCGACGGCGGCTGGCCCGACATGGTCGAGTCGGACCCGGCGACGGCGGCCCTGGTGGACCGCCGCTGGAAGGAGTACGGGCTGTGA
- a CDS encoding PLD nuclease N-terminal domain-containing protein encodes MLRALMYILPLALTIYAFIDCLNTPEEETKHLPKVVWVIIILLFWIVGPIVWFAAGKQRRAAARGGAGGAGGWVAPDDNPEFLKSLREESGPAGKPANDETLLKDWEADLRRREEELKRRERGEETEG; translated from the coding sequence ATGCTCAGGGCGTTGATGTACATCCTGCCGCTGGCGCTGACGATCTACGCGTTCATCGACTGCCTCAACACCCCCGAGGAAGAGACCAAGCACCTGCCCAAGGTGGTCTGGGTCATCATCATCCTGCTCTTCTGGATCGTCGGCCCGATCGTCTGGTTCGCCGCCGGCAAGCAGCGCCGGGCCGCGGCCCGCGGCGGCGCGGGCGGTGCCGGGGGCTGGGTCGCCCCCGACGACAACCCCGAGTTCCTGAAGTCGCTCCGCGAGGAGTCCGGGCCCGCGGGGAAGCCGGCGAACGACGAGACCCTCCTCAAGGACTGGGAGGCCGACCTGCGCCGCCGCGAGGAGGAGCTGAAGCGCCGCGAGCGCGGCGAGGAGACCGAGGGCTGA
- a CDS encoding LysR family transcriptional regulator has translation MELRLLVTFEKVATVLSFTRAAAELAYAQSSVTAQIRALESSLGAELFERLGSRIRLTEAGTRLLPYARQIIELADEARAAVTATGEPAGTIAVGTMESLTSYRLPPLLELFHHRYPQVRLTLRPTLGDATRRALREGTYDLGLLMEPETRHEGLESEVLGEEPLVLVAAPGHPLAGRTGLTTADLAAAPLVGTEPGCAYRDLFEAELAPHSPSFLEFGTIEASKRGVAAGLGVALLPRITVGEELASGALTALDWEPPFTLFTQIAWRQGKRLPPHVRLFVERTRRLFHEAPGSP, from the coding sequence ATGGAGCTGCGGCTGCTGGTCACCTTCGAGAAGGTGGCCACCGTCCTCTCCTTCACGCGGGCGGCGGCGGAACTGGCGTACGCGCAGTCCAGCGTGACCGCCCAGATCCGCGCCCTGGAGTCCTCCCTCGGGGCCGAGCTCTTCGAACGCCTCGGCTCCCGCATCCGCCTCACCGAGGCAGGCACCCGTCTCCTCCCGTACGCCCGGCAGATCATCGAGCTCGCCGACGAGGCCCGGGCCGCGGTCACGGCGACCGGCGAGCCGGCCGGCACGATCGCCGTCGGCACCATGGAGTCGCTCACCTCCTACCGGCTGCCGCCGCTCCTGGAGCTCTTCCACCACCGCTACCCGCAGGTGCGGCTGACCCTGCGCCCGACGCTCGGCGACGCGACCCGGCGGGCGCTGCGGGAGGGCACGTACGACCTGGGGCTGCTGATGGAGCCGGAGACCCGGCACGAGGGCCTGGAGAGCGAGGTGCTCGGCGAGGAACCGCTGGTCCTGGTCGCGGCGCCGGGCCATCCGCTGGCCGGCCGGACCGGTCTGACGACGGCGGACCTGGCGGCGGCTCCCCTGGTGGGCACGGAACCGGGCTGCGCGTACCGCGACCTGTTCGAGGCCGAGCTGGCCCCCCACTCCCCCTCCTTCCTGGAGTTCGGCACCATCGAGGCGAGCAAGCGGGGCGTGGCCGCGGGCCTCGGCGTCGCGCTGCTGCCCCGGATCACCGTCGGTGAGGAGCTGGCGTCCGGGGCGCTGACGGCGCTCGACTGGGAGCCGCCGTTCACGCTGTTCACGCAGATCGCGTGGCGGCAGGGCAAGCGCCTTCCGCCGCACGTGCGCCTGTTCGTGGAGCGGACCCGCCGCCTGTTCCACGAGGCGCCCGGTTCACCCTGA
- a CDS encoding DMT family transporter yields the protein MRNETRGTVELTLAMVLSGTLGVFVVESGASPFTVVFFRCVFGAVALGVYSWVRGLFTGHGFTPGKVGLAALGGAMIVFNWVLLFEAYEATSISFATVVYHTQPFFLVLLGAVVLRERISGAKLGWLGVAFAGLVLVSGVRPGDTASVKGLGFALGAAVLYALSTVVTKRISGVRPHLVALVQVAVGIPLLLPFADLGEAARLGGGWGWLAGLGLLHTGVMYVLMYAAYAKLPTARIAVLAFTYPAVAMLVDWLVYGHHIGLVQAVGVPLIVLAALRVNRAPRGTGGGSAPRTGARAAEGACPAATRSA from the coding sequence ATGAGAAACGAGACCAGGGGAACCGTCGAACTGACCCTCGCCATGGTGCTTTCCGGCACCCTCGGCGTCTTCGTCGTCGAGTCGGGGGCGTCGCCGTTCACCGTGGTGTTCTTCCGGTGCGTGTTCGGGGCGGTCGCGCTCGGGGTGTACAGCTGGGTGCGGGGGCTCTTCACCGGGCACGGGTTCACGCCGGGGAAGGTGGGGCTGGCCGCGCTCGGTGGAGCGATGATCGTCTTCAACTGGGTGCTGCTGTTCGAGGCGTACGAGGCCACGTCGATCTCGTTCGCCACCGTCGTCTACCACACCCAGCCGTTCTTCCTGGTGCTGCTCGGCGCCGTCGTCCTGCGGGAGCGGATCAGCGGGGCCAAGCTGGGGTGGCTCGGGGTCGCCTTCGCGGGGCTCGTGCTCGTGTCGGGGGTGCGGCCGGGGGACACCGCCTCGGTCAAGGGGCTCGGGTTCGCCCTGGGAGCCGCCGTGCTCTACGCGCTGTCCACCGTCGTCACCAAGCGGATCAGCGGCGTCCGGCCGCACCTCGTCGCGCTCGTCCAGGTCGCCGTCGGCATCCCGCTGCTGCTGCCCTTCGCCGACCTCGGCGAGGCCGCCCGCCTCGGCGGCGGGTGGGGCTGGCTCGCCGGGCTGGGGCTCCTGCACACCGGGGTGATGTACGTGCTCATGTACGCGGCGTACGCCAAGCTGCCCACCGCCCGGATCGCGGTGCTCGCCTTCACCTACCCCGCCGTCGCGATGCTCGTCGACTGGCTCGTGTACGGGCACCACATCGGGCTCGTGCAGGCGGTGGGCGTGCCCCTGATCGTGCTGGCCGCCCTCAGGGTGAACCGGGCGCCTCGTGGAACAGGCGGCGGGTCCGCTCCACGAACAGGCGCACGTGCGGCGGAAGGCGCTTGCCCTGCCGCCACGCGATCTGCGTGA
- a CDS encoding SRPBCC domain-containing protein — protein sequence MSEIPRGRSETHDGDTHLLRFTAGLPHPMPLVWAAVASPEGLPQWLCAADPLEPRLDGHVTLRWLNSDTVVSGRVTAWDPDNVAEYTVGPPHGRIRFHLERGPDGGGSTVLRFTAEFRGTRAGKLDMLAGWHEHLERLARALDGHPTDWRDWAPERWRELRELYGRDDAPWPRWEP from the coding sequence ATGAGCGAGATTCCCCGGGGCAGGAGCGAGACCCACGACGGCGACACGCATCTGCTGCGGTTCACGGCCGGACTCCCGCACCCGATGCCCCTGGTGTGGGCGGCCGTCGCCTCGCCGGAGGGTCTGCCGCAGTGGCTCTGCGCGGCCGACCCCCTGGAGCCGCGGCTCGACGGGCACGTCACGCTCCGCTGGCTGAACAGCGACACGGTCGTCTCGGGCCGGGTGACCGCCTGGGACCCCGACAACGTGGCCGAGTACACGGTCGGCCCGCCGCACGGCCGGATCCGGTTCCACCTGGAACGCGGTCCGGACGGCGGCGGGTCGACCGTGCTGCGTTTCACGGCCGAGTTCCGCGGGACGCGCGCCGGGAAGCTGGACATGCTGGCCGGCTGGCACGAGCACCTGGAACGCCTCGCCCGCGCCCTGGACGGACACCCCACGGACTGGCGGGACTGGGCGCCCGAGCGCTGGCGGGAGCTGCGCGAGCTGTACGGGCGGGACGACGCGCCCTGGCCCCGGTGGGAGCCGTAG
- the ccsB gene encoding c-type cytochrome biogenesis protein CcsB, whose product MAQMSNTLIYSSMAVYTLAFLLYIAEWVLGSRSKVARTAAALTGPEAAGAAPSVTVTSAAGGTAVLDRPKVVVRSAAGARDVPDGPGAAGGTVKGDLYGRMAISLTVLAFAIQATSVVVRALAVQRAPWGNMYEFSTTFSTVAVGAFLGFLLAKKNVRWIGLPLVTVVLLDLGVATTVLYTSSDQLVPALHSYWMWIHVSTAIICGSVLFLGAVGTVAYLLRDSYENRLAGGGKPSAFTTSVMERLPSAATLDKFAYRVNAATFPLWTFTIIAGAIWAGDAWGRYWGWDAKEVWAFITWVGYAAYLHARATAGWKGRKAAYIALIAFGCFLFNYYGVNIFVSSKHSYAGV is encoded by the coding sequence ATGGCGCAGATGAGCAACACGCTCATCTACTCCTCGATGGCCGTCTACACCCTGGCCTTCCTGCTCTACATCGCCGAGTGGGTGCTCGGCAGCCGCAGCAAGGTGGCCCGCACGGCCGCCGCGCTGACCGGTCCCGAGGCGGCCGGGGCGGCCCCGTCGGTCACCGTCACGTCCGCGGCGGGCGGCACCGCCGTCCTCGACCGCCCGAAGGTCGTCGTCCGCTCGGCGGCCGGCGCGCGGGACGTCCCGGACGGCCCCGGCGCGGCCGGCGGCACCGTCAAGGGCGACCTCTACGGCCGGATGGCGATCTCGCTGACCGTCCTCGCCTTCGCGATCCAGGCGACCAGCGTCGTCGTCCGCGCCCTGGCCGTGCAGCGTGCCCCCTGGGGCAACATGTACGAGTTCTCCACCACCTTCTCCACGGTGGCGGTCGGCGCGTTCCTCGGCTTCCTCCTGGCGAAGAAGAACGTCCGCTGGATCGGCCTGCCGCTGGTGACGGTCGTCCTGCTGGACCTCGGTGTCGCCACGACCGTGCTCTACACCTCCAGCGACCAGCTCGTCCCCGCGCTGCACTCGTACTGGATGTGGATCCACGTCTCGACCGCGATCATCTGCGGCTCGGTGCTCTTCCTCGGCGCCGTCGGCACCGTGGCGTACCTGCTGCGCGACTCGTACGAGAACAGGCTGGCCGGCGGCGGCAAGCCCAGCGCCTTCACCACCTCGGTGATGGAGCGGCTGCCCTCGGCGGCGACCCTGGACAAGTTCGCGTACCGGGTCAACGCGGCGACCTTCCCGCTGTGGACCTTCACGATCATCGCGGGCGCGATCTGGGCCGGCGACGCGTGGGGCCGCTACTGGGGCTGGGACGCCAAGGAGGTCTGGGCCTTCATCACCTGGGTCGGCTACGCCGCCTACCTGCACGCCCGGGCCACGGCCGGCTGGAAGGGCCGCAAGGCCGCGTACATCGCGCTCATCGCCTTCGGCTGCTTCCTCTTCAACTACTACGGCGTCAACATCTTCGTGAGCAGCAAGCACTCCTACGCGGGCGTCTGA
- the resB gene encoding cytochrome c biogenesis protein ResB: MSKTETTEQQESLGDAGAQLSTAPREEPVLGGPTLGPFGWVRWFWRQLTSMRVALILLFLLSLGSIPGSLIPQTSADEVKVRAFKDAHETLTPVYEKLQLFDVYSSVWFSAIYILLFVSLIGCIVPRTWQFVGQLRSRPPGAPKRLTRLPAYTTWRTEAEPEQVREAALAMLKARRYRAHTAGDAVAAEKGYLREAGNLVFHIALIVMLVAFAWGVMFKSEGGKLIVEGDGFSNTLTQYDDFKSGSQFGTDELEPFGFTLDGFTGTYEKSGPQRGTPRTFEAAVRYSEVGKPEKKAIIRVNEPLKVGDAKVFLIAHGYAPVVTVKDGRGKVVYHGAVPLLPFDNNITSTGAIKVMDGYRDKNGKKEQLGFNAFFVPTFAGAGKGQMFSQFPALDFPVMAVTGYHGDLRVNSGLPQNVYQLDTSKMKQFKVQGGTGSANRLLPGETMTLPDGAGSITFEKEIKEWASFSVTQQPGNGLALAGAVAAIAGLSGSLFIQRRRVWVRAVRGEDGVTVVEMAGLGRSESAKLPEELAELAVTLNTEAPTAPEPPSEESAESAEEPAEGAEK, translated from the coding sequence ATGAGCAAGACCGAAACGACGGAGCAGCAGGAGTCCCTCGGCGACGCCGGGGCCCAGCTGTCCACCGCCCCCCGGGAAGAGCCCGTCCTCGGCGGCCCCACCCTCGGCCCGTTCGGCTGGGTCCGCTGGTTCTGGCGCCAGCTGACCTCCATGCGGGTCGCCCTGATCCTCCTCTTCCTGCTCTCGCTCGGCTCGATCCCGGGCTCCCTCATCCCGCAGACCAGCGCGGACGAGGTGAAGGTGCGGGCGTTCAAGGACGCCCACGAGACGCTCACGCCGGTCTACGAGAAGCTGCAGCTCTTCGACGTCTACAGCTCGGTGTGGTTCTCCGCGATCTACATCCTGCTCTTCGTCTCCCTCATCGGCTGCATCGTGCCGCGCACCTGGCAGTTCGTCGGCCAGCTCCGCAGCCGCCCGCCGGGCGCCCCCAAGCGGCTCACCCGCCTGCCCGCGTACACCACCTGGCGCACCGAGGCCGAGCCCGAGCAGGTCCGCGAGGCCGCCCTCGCGATGCTCAAGGCCCGCCGCTACCGCGCCCACACCGCGGGCGACGCCGTCGCCGCGGAGAAGGGCTATCTGCGCGAGGCCGGCAACCTCGTCTTCCACATCGCGCTCATCGTGATGCTGGTGGCCTTCGCCTGGGGCGTGATGTTCAAGTCCGAGGGCGGCAAGCTGATCGTGGAGGGCGACGGCTTCTCCAACACGCTCACGCAGTACGACGACTTCAAGTCCGGCTCGCAGTTCGGCACCGACGAGCTGGAGCCGTTCGGCTTCACCCTGGACGGCTTCACCGGCACGTACGAGAAGAGCGGCCCGCAGCGCGGCACCCCGCGCACCTTCGAGGCGGCCGTGCGCTACTCCGAGGTCGGCAAGCCCGAGAAGAAGGCGATCATCCGCGTCAACGAGCCGCTGAAGGTCGGCGACGCCAAGGTCTTCCTGATCGCCCACGGGTACGCGCCCGTCGTCACCGTCAAGGACGGCCGCGGCAAGGTCGTCTACCACGGCGCCGTCCCGCTGCTGCCCTTCGACAACAACATCACCTCCACCGGCGCGATCAAGGTGATGGACGGCTACCGCGACAAGAACGGCAAGAAGGAGCAGCTCGGTTTCAACGCCTTCTTCGTGCCGACCTTCGCCGGCGCCGGCAAGGGCCAGATGTTCTCCCAGTTCCCGGCCCTGGACTTCCCCGTGATGGCTGTCACCGGCTACCACGGCGACCTGCGCGTGAACTCCGGTCTGCCGCAGAACGTGTACCAGCTGGACACCTCCAAGATGAAGCAGTTCAAGGTCCAGGGAGGCACGGGCAGCGCGAACCGGCTGCTGCCCGGCGAGACCATGACACTGCCCGACGGAGCGGGCTCGATCACCTTCGAGAAGGAGATCAAGGAGTGGGCCAGCTTCTCCGTCACCCAGCAGCCCGGCAACGGCCTCGCCCTCGCCGGGGCGGTCGCCGCGATCGCCGGACTCAGCGGCTCGCTGTTCATCCAGCGCCGCCGGGTCTGGGTCCGGGCCGTACGGGGAGAGGACGGCGTCACCGTCGTCGAGATGGCAGGCCTTGGCCGGAGCGAGTCCGCCAAGCTGCCCGAGGAGCTGGCCGAGCTCGCGGTCACGCTCAACACCGAGGCGCCGACCGCGCCGGAACCACCCTCCGAAGAATCCGCCGAATCCGCGGAAGAACCTGCCGAAGGGGCTGAGAAGTGA